Proteins from a genomic interval of Syngnathoides biaculeatus isolate LvHL_M chromosome 23, ASM1980259v1, whole genome shotgun sequence:
- the kcnk10a gene encoding potassium channel subfamily K member 10a isoform X2, which translates to MKFPSENPRKPRNSPSPVAVQTNLVPPKKMQPGMLQSSLVHASVATMQNPMGCSLPRLSISRPANMVVSMEAVADGSAPFTMMKLKTVLAVFVVVVAYLVAGGLVFQALEQPFENNQKITITTEKAAFLQKHPCVSQDELEALIKHSVDAVNAGVNPVGDTSYNSSHWDLGSAFFFAGTVITTIGYGNIAPSTEGGKVFCILYAIFGIPLFGFLLAGVGDQLGTIFVKSIAKVEKMFRNKHNQISQTKIRIASTLLFILAGCILFVTMPAVIFKYIEGWTALESTYFVVITLTTVGIGDYVAGGNRRIVYRKWYRPLVWFWILGGLAYFAAVLNMIGDWLRVLSKKTKEEVGEIKAHAAEWKANVRAELRETRRRMSVEVSDKLQRAATIRSMERRQLGLDQRAVSMDMLSPECRAIFNSLDTSSYKTSSQESIDTKLNNIQLRSAERCGRQSNHQTTSEDNIFNRLGSVTKLAKRNRNRDLKTNATEEARRPNSEAYGWLTATFDCSTPVVDEVKRKDEEDDKTEDKECNTSFSEFPLFVEAYKSHNGLNLEQTKENKKNETLEMKELHFEMGT; encoded by the exons ATGAAATTTCCGAGTGAGAATCCAAGAAAACCAAGAAACAGCCCGTCACCAG tggCAGTTCAGACTAACCTGGTCCCACCCAAAAAGATGCAGCCAGGTATGCTTCAATCCAGCCTTGTGCACGCCAGCGTGGCTACCATGCAAAACCCGATGGGCTGCTCTTTGCCCCGACTCTCCATCTCCCGGCCCGCAAACATGGTGGTCAGCATGGAGGCAGTAGCTGATGGCTCAGCTCCTTTCACCATGATGAAACTGAAGACAGTGCTGGCAGTCTTTGTGGTGGTTGTGGCCTACTTGGTGGCAGGAGGACTAGTGTTCCAAGCACTAGAGCAGCCATTTGAAAACAACCAGAAGATAACCATCACAACAGAGAAGGCAGCATTTCTGCAAAAACACCCCTGTGTGTCCCAAGATGAGCTGGAGGCTCTCATCAAA CACTCTGTTGATGCTGTGAATGCTGGTGTGAATCCTGTTGGCGACACCTCTTATAACTCTAGCCACTGGGATCTGGGTAGTGCCTTCTTCTTTGCTGGAACAGTTATCACAACAATAG GGTATGGTAACATTGCTCCAAGCACTGAGGGAGGAAAGGTTTTCTGCATTCTATACGCAATATTTGGCATCCCACTTTTTGGATTCCTCTTAGCAGGGGTTGGTGACCAGCTAGGGACCATATTTGTTAAAAGTATTGCCAAAGTAGAGAAGATGTTCCGG AATAAACACAACCAGATCAGCCAGACCAAAATCAGAATAGCATCCACCCTTCTCTTCATCCTGGCTGGCTGCATCCTGTTTGTGACCATGCCAGCTGTGATCTTCAAATACATCGAAGGTTGGACAGCTCTCGAGTCAACATATTTTGTCGTCATCACATTGACAACTGTTGGGATAGGAGACTATGTGGCAG GCGGAAATCGGAGGATTGTGTACCGCAAGTGGTACAGACCGTTGGTTTGGTTCTGGATCCTTGGTGGTCTGGCCTATTTTGCTGCAGTGCTAAACATGATTGGAGACTGGTTGAGGGTGCTATCCAAAAAGACCAAAGAAGAG GTTGGGGAAATCAAGGCCCACGCAGCAGAGTGGAAAGCAAATGTGCGAGCGGAGCTGAGAGAGACAAGGCGGCGTATGAGTGTTGAGGTCAGTGACAAACTGCAGCGAGCTGCCACTATCCGCAGCATGGAAAGACGACAGCTCGGCCTGGATCAGCGTGCAGTCTCCATGGATATGCTTTCTCCAGAATGCCGAGCAATCTTCAACAGTCTGGACACCAGCAGCTACAAAACCTCCTCCCAGGAGAGTATTGACACTAAGTTGAACAATATTCAACTAAGGAGTGCTGAGCGGTGCGGCCGTCAGTCCAATCACCAAACCACATCCGAGGACAACATTTTTAATCGCCTTGGTTCTGTCACCAAACTGGCAAAACGCAACAGGAATCGGGACTTGAAGACAAACGCCACAGAAGAAGCTCGCCGTCCTAATAGTGAAGCCTATGGTTGGCTCACAGCCACTTTTGATTGTAGCACACCTGTTGTGGATGAAGTGAAGAGGAAGGATGAGGAAGACGACAAGACTGAAGACAAAGAGTGCAATACCAGCTTCtctgaatttcctttgtttgTGGAAGCTTACAAGTCACATAATGGGCTTAATCTTGAGCAAACCAAAGAGaacaagaaaaatgaaacaCTTGAAATGAAAGAGCTGCATTTTGAGATGGGCACATAG
- the kcnk10a gene encoding potassium channel subfamily K member 10a isoform X1 → MSRSCAPVSLIEPVCTDLRPFSDQPLAVQTNLVPPKKMQPGMLQSSLVHASVATMQNPMGCSLPRLSISRPANMVVSMEAVADGSAPFTMMKLKTVLAVFVVVVAYLVAGGLVFQALEQPFENNQKITITTEKAAFLQKHPCVSQDELEALIKHSVDAVNAGVNPVGDTSYNSSHWDLGSAFFFAGTVITTIGYGNIAPSTEGGKVFCILYAIFGIPLFGFLLAGVGDQLGTIFVKSIAKVEKMFRNKHNQISQTKIRIASTLLFILAGCILFVTMPAVIFKYIEGWTALESTYFVVITLTTVGIGDYVAGGNRRIVYRKWYRPLVWFWILGGLAYFAAVLNMIGDWLRVLSKKTKEEVGEIKAHAAEWKANVRAELRETRRRMSVEVSDKLQRAATIRSMERRQLGLDQRAVSMDMLSPECRAIFNSLDTSSYKTSSQESIDTKLNNIQLRSAERCGRQSNHQTTSEDNIFNRLGSVTKLAKRNRNRDLKTNATEEARRPNSEAYGWLTATFDCSTPVVDEVKRKDEEDDKTEDKECNTSFSEFPLFVEAYKSHNGLNLEQTKENKKNETLEMKELHFEMGT, encoded by the exons atgtcccgttcgtgtgctccggtatccctgatcgaacctgtgtgtaccgaccttcgcccgttctccgaccaacctt tggCAGTTCAGACTAACCTGGTCCCACCCAAAAAGATGCAGCCAGGTATGCTTCAATCCAGCCTTGTGCACGCCAGCGTGGCTACCATGCAAAACCCGATGGGCTGCTCTTTGCCCCGACTCTCCATCTCCCGGCCCGCAAACATGGTGGTCAGCATGGAGGCAGTAGCTGATGGCTCAGCTCCTTTCACCATGATGAAACTGAAGACAGTGCTGGCAGTCTTTGTGGTGGTTGTGGCCTACTTGGTGGCAGGAGGACTAGTGTTCCAAGCACTAGAGCAGCCATTTGAAAACAACCAGAAGATAACCATCACAACAGAGAAGGCAGCATTTCTGCAAAAACACCCCTGTGTGTCCCAAGATGAGCTGGAGGCTCTCATCAAA CACTCTGTTGATGCTGTGAATGCTGGTGTGAATCCTGTTGGCGACACCTCTTATAACTCTAGCCACTGGGATCTGGGTAGTGCCTTCTTCTTTGCTGGAACAGTTATCACAACAATAG GGTATGGTAACATTGCTCCAAGCACTGAGGGAGGAAAGGTTTTCTGCATTCTATACGCAATATTTGGCATCCCACTTTTTGGATTCCTCTTAGCAGGGGTTGGTGACCAGCTAGGGACCATATTTGTTAAAAGTATTGCCAAAGTAGAGAAGATGTTCCGG AATAAACACAACCAGATCAGCCAGACCAAAATCAGAATAGCATCCACCCTTCTCTTCATCCTGGCTGGCTGCATCCTGTTTGTGACCATGCCAGCTGTGATCTTCAAATACATCGAAGGTTGGACAGCTCTCGAGTCAACATATTTTGTCGTCATCACATTGACAACTGTTGGGATAGGAGACTATGTGGCAG GCGGAAATCGGAGGATTGTGTACCGCAAGTGGTACAGACCGTTGGTTTGGTTCTGGATCCTTGGTGGTCTGGCCTATTTTGCTGCAGTGCTAAACATGATTGGAGACTGGTTGAGGGTGCTATCCAAAAAGACCAAAGAAGAG GTTGGGGAAATCAAGGCCCACGCAGCAGAGTGGAAAGCAAATGTGCGAGCGGAGCTGAGAGAGACAAGGCGGCGTATGAGTGTTGAGGTCAGTGACAAACTGCAGCGAGCTGCCACTATCCGCAGCATGGAAAGACGACAGCTCGGCCTGGATCAGCGTGCAGTCTCCATGGATATGCTTTCTCCAGAATGCCGAGCAATCTTCAACAGTCTGGACACCAGCAGCTACAAAACCTCCTCCCAGGAGAGTATTGACACTAAGTTGAACAATATTCAACTAAGGAGTGCTGAGCGGTGCGGCCGTCAGTCCAATCACCAAACCACATCCGAGGACAACATTTTTAATCGCCTTGGTTCTGTCACCAAACTGGCAAAACGCAACAGGAATCGGGACTTGAAGACAAACGCCACAGAAGAAGCTCGCCGTCCTAATAGTGAAGCCTATGGTTGGCTCACAGCCACTTTTGATTGTAGCACACCTGTTGTGGATGAAGTGAAGAGGAAGGATGAGGAAGACGACAAGACTGAAGACAAAGAGTGCAATACCAGCTTCtctgaatttcctttgtttgTGGAAGCTTACAAGTCACATAATGGGCTTAATCTTGAGCAAACCAAAGAGaacaagaaaaatgaaacaCTTGAAATGAAAGAGCTGCATTTTGAGATGGGCACATAG